A stretch of DNA from Gemmatimonadales bacterium:
TCGGCCGCAAGCAGACCGGCACGGGGCGGGCGACGGTGAAGCGTACCGGCGACAAGCTCAGTGCGACCTTCAGCGGCGAGACCGCAGATGGCGTGCGGATGGAAGGCAGCGTGGAGTGCCGGTGACTGCGGGACGCTGGGTTCTCGTCGCGGCGCTGGTGGGCGCACGCCCGAGCGCGGGCGCGCTGGCGCAGGATGGCGCTCCGCGGATCCCGCTGGTCGAGGGCCTCGTGCTCGGCTCGGTCCTGCACTCTCCCCTCGGCGAACGCGAGGACGTCCTCGAGATCAAGAGCGCGGACAGCACCGGGGTCCACTACGCCTGGCACGAGCGGACGATCACGCCCGAGGGCGATACCACCGCTGGCTTCCGCAAGCGCTTCGTCCGTGCCAATGACCTGGCCGGCGCGCCGCGCTTCGATGACATCTTCGGCAAGGACGAGCAGGTGCGCCCGGGCTTTACCGCCCTCTCGATCTCCTCCGCCGTGTACCGGGCGCTGCGCGATACCGGGACCGCCCCATTCAGCATGATCGTGACGCCGCTCGAGGCCCGCGACATGACCGCGAGCGCGACGCCCCTGAGCGGGCTGCTCGCCCCTCCGCGGGCGCGCTACAAAGGGAGCCTGACCCGAGTCTCGCCCCGGCCCGAGCCCTTTCCCCTGCTCGTCAACGGCACCCGAGCCGAGCTGCCGGCGCTGCGGCTCAAGGGGAGCTTTGCCGATGGGCTGCGCCGGACCGAATGGGACCTCTGGGTCCTGGCCGACAGCGCCCACCCACTGCTGCTCAAGTCCGTGCTCCAGGGCGACGTCTTCCAGATGGTGCGCGCCGATCTGCCCACGGAGCTGCACGGGACCGACGGAGACCTCACGGGAGCGAAGGTCCTGGATCAGGAGCTCCAGGCGCAGTGCCGGCTGGAGATGCCCGGCGTGTACTTCGCGTTCGGCACCGCGATCATCGACCCGATCTCCGACCGCGCGCTCGCCGAGGTGGCGCGCGTTCTCACTGCACACCGCGACTGGAAGTTCACGGTCGAAGGGCACACCGACAGCGTCGGCACCGCGGCGGCCAACGACGTGCTCTCCCGGCGCCGGGCCGAGGCGGTCCGCGCGCGTCTGGC
This window harbors:
- a CDS encoding OmpA family protein, whose amino-acid sequence is MTAGRWVLVAALVGARPSAGALAQDGAPRIPLVEGLVLGSVLHSPLGEREDVLEIKSADSTGVHYAWHERTITPEGDTTAGFRKRFVRANDLAGAPRFDDIFGKDEQVRPGFTALSISSAVYRALRDTGTAPFSMIVTPLEARDMTASATPLSGLLAPPRARYKGSLTRVSPRPEPFPLLVNGTRAELPALRLKGSFADGLRRTEWDLWVLADSAHPLLLKSVLQGDVFQMVRADLPTELHGTDGDLTGAKVLDQELQAQCRLEMPGVYFAFGTAIIDPISDRALAEVARVLTAHRDWKFTVEGHTDSVGTAAANDVLSRRRAEAVRARLAERHGLDTHAWGAVGYGAKHPRESNATIEGRARNRRVELVRDCSR